Within Marinomonas mediterranea MMB-1, the genomic segment TTTTAGTGTGCCGTAGCCGTTGATATTCAACGAAGTGCCGTCTGTACCATTTAAGCTAACACCATTAATTCGACTTGCCACCTGCGAGGTTAATTGAGTTACCTCACCGGATGTTTCACTAGACGTTACAGAGACGCTATAATCACCAGCTGCAACAGCCTCTCCTGAATCATCTTCACCATCCCACGTATACTTACCATCAGAATCAAGACTATCTGTTCTAACAACATTTCCATCAGAGTCAGTAATAGTGACGGTAGTCGCGCTGGAATCCGAAGGAATAGTCGCTTTAATATAGGCATCTGTACTACCATCATATGAAATCGTGTCTTGATCAACATACACTGATTTTCCAACTAACGTAGATGCAGTCAATGCCTGACTAGAGACGAGAGCCTCAGACATAGACGTCATAGTGGACGACATATCTGTTAACTGCTCAAGCGAACTAAACTCCGCCATTTGAGACACCATATCACCCGTTTCTTGAGGTGCAGTAGGATCCTGGTTTTTAAGCTGCGCTATATACAGCTCCATAAAAACATTTTTGTCCGCAAGCGAATCACTTGACGACGTAGACGAACTCGAATCAGTTGCCACACCTGCTTTAATTTTAGCTGAATCGGTGCCATATTGAGCAATTAATGAATTCAGACCTGTTGTTGCGCTAGTATCAGCCATTTTTTATCTCCTAAGACTGCCCAAGACTCAGCATTTTTTGCATCATGCTTTTGGCAGAATTCATTACTTCGACGTTTGTTTGAAAAGAACGAGATGCAGACATCATATCGGCCATTTCTTCAACAGGATTTACATTCGGGTAAAAAACGTACCCTTCCTCATTAGACATAGGGTGGTCAGGTTCGTACCTTGGCTGCAGTGGCGCATCAGACTCAACGATACCTGCAACTTGCACGCCCACGCCGGACTGCAAGTCATCGTCAGAAACATCACGCCAGCCGCGTTCACGCATGGATTCTTCCATCATCTCAGCAAAAACAGGCTTTCTTGCACGGTAGGTTTCATCCACAGAGCTTGCCACACTATCAACATTGGCAATATTACTCGCAACCGTATTCAAGCGAATGGTCTGAGCACTCATTGCCGAGCCGGAGATCGCAAAAATATTATTTAATGACATTATTATTGCCCTCCTGTCAGCGCTTTTCTCATGCCGCTAACTTTTCTATCTAAAAATAAGAAACTCGTATCAAACTGCAAGGTGTTTTGAGCAAACTCCGCCTGTTCTCTTTGCATATCCACTGTATTTCCGTCCAACGACGGCTGACTTGGGTTGCGATACAGGAGAGCATCATCAGAGCCAAATGTACTTGAACCATCAATATGTTGATCATCGTTACCCGCAAGGTCCAAGCATTTCACTTCACTTTGCAACATTGAATCAAAGGTAATGTCTCTTGCTTTGTAATGAGGGGTATCCGCGTTTGCGATGTTATTCGCTAAAACAGACGCGCGCGCACTGCGAAACTTTAATGTTTCGTCATGCCCTGCAAAAGCTTGTTGAAAAGTGATCGCCATACTACCCTCAAATTCACTCTGATCAGCCAATTATAGGCTATTGAAAATATTCCACCTTATACCTCACAACATAAAGCAATTTGAGTGCCAATTCGAAAACACCGTTATATATAAGGTTCCCCAGTGTTTTAACGGCCAAAGCGGCAACAAACAAAACGACAAGAGTGGCAAAAAGCGGCAATAAAAAAGCCTTGGGGAAATCCCTCAAGGCTTTTAATATATGTAGACCATATTTATTAACTAAGAAACGACTTATAACGTAATAGTTATGAATTAATTTTGACGTTTGGCAATCTCAGCTGCTAGCTCATCAAAACTTTTCTCAGCTTGAAGCTTTTGGAACAAGGCTGCATTGTTTTTCATCGACGTACGCAAGATAGATTCAGATAAAGAGCCTGCTTGCTCTGGATCTAGGCCTACTGCAACCACCAAGCCACCTGACGGAGTCGGCATTTGGCGGACAACTTGAGAACCTATCAATGTTTGCTCCGTTACTTGTTTTGTGACAACTGAATTCACTCGATCGACCGTTTCAGTGTCGCCCGCACCAGTGGTTTCAACATACTGCTTAACCATGTTTTGCACATCAACACTCAATACTTGTGCGAGCTCAACACGAGCAGAAGTTGCAGCCATTTGCTTCATATAATTATAACCCGCGGCCGACTTTTCACTGTAACCAACCGCAGACAAACTAATGCCGTCAATTGGCGCTCCGCACACCCATTCAGGAGCAGGCTGGCTTGAACCATCAGCAAACATACACGCGACAACAGGAGCCACTGATTCTTCTTTTTTATCTGTGGAACTACACGCTGCAACCGCAAGCGCCAAAACACCTAACCCTAAAAATTTTAATTTCATTTCTCTGTC encodes:
- the flgB gene encoding flagellar basal body rod protein FlgB, with amino-acid sequence MAITFQQAFAGHDETLKFRSARASVLANNIANADTPHYKARDITFDSMLQSEVKCLDLAGNDDQHIDGSSTFGSDDALLYRNPSQPSLDGNTVDMQREQAEFAQNTLQFDTSFLFLDRKVSGMRKALTGGQ
- a CDS encoding flagellar hook assembly protein FlgD, whose translation is MADTSATTGLNSLIAQYGTDSAKIKAGVATDSSSSTSSSDSLADKNVFMELYIAQLKNQDPTAPQETGDMVSQMAEFSSLEQLTDMSSTMTSMSEALVSSQALTASTLVGKSVYVDQDTISYDGSTDAYIKATIPSDSSATTVTITDSDGNVVRTDSLDSDGKYTWDGEDDSGEAVAAGDYSVSVTSSETSGEVTQLTSQVASRINGVSLNGTDGTSLNINGYGTLKLTDTIDIIG
- the flgC gene encoding flagellar basal body rod protein FlgC — translated: MSLNNIFAISGSAMSAQTIRLNTVASNIANVDSVASSVDETYRARKPVFAEMMEESMRERGWRDVSDDDLQSGVGVQVAGIVESDAPLQPRYEPDHPMSNEEGYVFYPNVNPVEEMADMMSASRSFQTNVEVMNSAKSMMQKMLSLGQS
- a CDS encoding LPP20 family lipoprotein, whose translation is MKLKFLGLGVLALAVAACSSTDKKEESVAPVVACMFADGSSQPAPEWVCGAPIDGISLSAVGYSEKSAAGYNYMKQMAATSARVELAQVLSVDVQNMVKQYVETTGAGDTETVDRVNSVVTKQVTEQTLIGSQVVRQMPTPSGGLVVAVGLDPEQAGSLSESILRTSMKNNAALFQKLQAEKSFDELAAEIAKRQN